A stretch of Mytilus edulis chromosome 11, xbMytEdul2.2, whole genome shotgun sequence DNA encodes these proteins:
- the LOC139494769 gene encoding uncharacterized protein, which translates to MLLWTFISLVIFAPVLGVTVNDGVDIFIILWGSVAGIATLAIFVIILYIYLETNTGIIASIRRMISTEDKQETYEIPYVKRDSHIYNQDQQNEDNENENHHYLEVRSSTTSDITKTCSTNDDTQSQISTRQTTGDIRNQLQYTGNIPNRLTGETVEIHGEFDPNRPWDQNRDTVYEVTDLDDSS; encoded by the exons atgctACTGTGGACTTTTATATCGTTAGTGATTTTTGCACCAGTGCTAG GCGTCACAGTAAACGATGGAGTTGACATTTTCATTATCCTCTGGGGTTCAGTGGCTGGAATTGCTACCCTAGCTATATTTGTCATTATACTATACATCTATCTTGAAACAAA CACAGGTATAATAGCTTCAATTCGACGAATGATATCGACCGAGGATAAACAAGAAACTTACGAGATTCCATATGTAAAAAGAGACAGTCATATTTACAACCAAGATCAACAAAACGAAGACAATGAAAATGAAAACCATCACTATTTAGAAGTTCGATCATCGACCACTAGTGACATCACAAAGACGTGTTCCACCAATGACGATACTCAGAGCCAGATATCGACCAGGCAAACCACTGGCGATATTCGTAATCAATTACAGTACACAGGAAATATTCCGAATCGATTAACAGGTGAAACAGTGGAAATACATGGCGAATTCGATCCAAATCGGCCTTGGGATCAGAATCGTGACACAGTATACGAAGTCACCGACCTTGATGACTCAAGTTGA